One segment of Fusarium oxysporum f. sp. lycopersici 4287 chromosome 7, whole genome shotgun sequence DNA contains the following:
- a CDS encoding glycerophosphoryl diester phosphodiesterase produces the protein MAAFRGAVKAGAHAIETDIHISADGVAVISHVSQSSRFALHHGMLITSITTWLTWLGSAQLTLEQDASLKRCFGIDARIGECSWEYLSTLRTVAEPHEPMPRLKDFLQWLAQPKMQDIWVVLDIKLDDDPAELMAAIARDLDGVQGPVPWDQRIILGCWNASFLQAARSRLPTYPLAHISTSLLYSHHFLRVPNLGFNLNHKTLIGPSGRLFLRELRQTDKLLMTWTVNEPRHMEWCIRQNLCHPRRRNGKIEGPALIDGVITDNPRLYLEMCEKFENEMDGKLTRPKLALTERIRKKAEMVAVVILTETLMMAYHVLRRMQGKFDFLRDRRSLDK, from the exons ATGGCCGCCTTCCGAGGTGCAGTCAAAGCTGGTGCTCATGCGATAGAAACCGATATTCATATCTCGGCCGATGGTGTTGCTGTGATATCACATGTAAGTCAGAGTAGTAGGTTCGCTCTCCACCATGGCATGCTAATTACCTCCATCACGACTTGGCTTACTTGGCTTGGCTCGGCTCAGCTTACACTTGAGCAGGATGCATCCCTTAAACGCTGCTTTGGCATTGACGCTCGCATCGGAGAGTGCTCGTGGGAGTATCTCAGCACTTTACGCACAGTAGCCGAGCCTCATGAACCTATGCCGCGGCTCAAAGACTTTCTTCAATGGTTGGCTCAGCCGAAAATGCAAGACATTTGGGTGGTTTTAGATATCAAG CTAGATGATGACCCGGCAGAATTGATGGCTGCAATTGCGCGGGATCTAGACGGCGTCCAGGGACCTGTGCCATGGGATCAACGTATTATTTTGGGATGCTGGAAT GCATCATTCCTGCAGGCTGCGCGTAGTCGACTTCCAACTTATCCATTGGCCCATATCAGCACCTCCCTCTTATATTCGCACCACTTTCTGCGTGTACCTAACCTCGGTTTCAATCTCAACCACAAGACTCTCATCGGTCCATCAGGAAGACTCTTTTTACGCGAACTTCGACAGActgacaagcttctcatGACGTGGACAGTCAACGAACCTCGCCACATGGAATGGTGTATCCGTCAAAATCTGTGTCATCCACGGCGCCGCAATGGAAAGATCGAGGGGCCTGCCTTGATAGATGGTGTCATCACTGACAATCCTCGTTTGTACCTCGAGATGTGCGAAAAGTTTGAGAACGAGATGGATGGCAAGCTCACTAGACCAAAGCTAGCTCTGACTGAAAGGATAAGGAAGAAGGCAGAGATGGTAGCCGTAGTTATCCTGACGGAAACCTTGATGATGGCCTACCATGTTCTCAGAAGGATGCAGGGCAAGTTTGATTTTCTCCGAGACCGCCGGAGCTTGGATAAATAG
- a CDS encoding glycerophosphoryl diester phosphodiesterase, whose translation MAAFRGAVKAGAHAIETDIHISADGVAVISHDASLKRCFGIDARIGECSWEYLSTLRTVAEPHEPMPRLKDFLQWLAQPKMQDIWVVLDIKLDDDPAELMAAIARDLDGVQGPVPWDQRIILGCWNASFLQAARSRLPTYPLAHISTSLLYSHHFLRVPNLGFNLNHKTLIGPSGRLFLRELRQTDKLLMTWTVNEPRHMEWCIRQNLCHPRRRNGKIEGPALIDGVITDNPRLYLEMCEKFENEMDGKLTRPKLALTERIRKKAEMVAVVILTETLMMAYHVLRRMQGKFDFLRDRRSLDK comes from the exons ATGGCCGCCTTCCGAGGTGCAGTCAAAGCTGGTGCTCATGCGATAGAAACCGATATTCATATCTCGGCCGATGGTGTTGCTGTGATATCACAT GATGCATCCCTTAAACGCTGCTTTGGCATTGACGCTCGCATCGGAGAGTGCTCGTGGGAGTATCTCAGCACTTTACGCACAGTAGCCGAGCCTCATGAACCTATGCCGCGGCTCAAAGACTTTCTTCAATGGTTGGCTCAGCCGAAAATGCAAGACATTTGGGTGGTTTTAGATATCAAG CTAGATGATGACCCGGCAGAATTGATGGCTGCAATTGCGCGGGATCTAGACGGCGTCCAGGGACCTGTGCCATGGGATCAACGTATTATTTTGGGATGCTGGAAT GCATCATTCCTGCAGGCTGCGCGTAGTCGACTTCCAACTTATCCATTGGCCCATATCAGCACCTCCCTCTTATATTCGCACCACTTTCTGCGTGTACCTAACCTCGGTTTCAATCTCAACCACAAGACTCTCATCGGTCCATCAGGAAGACTCTTTTTACGCGAACTTCGACAGActgacaagcttctcatGACGTGGACAGTCAACGAACCTCGCCACATGGAATGGTGTATCCGTCAAAATCTGTGTCATCCACGGCGCCGCAATGGAAAGATCGAGGGGCCTGCCTTGATAGATGGTGTCATCACTGACAATCCTCGTTTGTACCTCGAGATGTGCGAAAAGTTTGAGAACGAGATGGATGGCAAGCTCACTAGACCAAAGCTAGCTCTGACTGAAAGGATAAGGAAGAAGGCAGAGATGGTAGCCGTAGTTATCCTGACGGAAACCTTGATGATGGCCTACCATGTTCTCAGAAGGATGCAGGGCAAGTTTGATTTTCTCCGAGACCGCCGGAGCTTGGATAAATAG
- a CDS encoding glycerophosphoryl diester phosphodiesterase: MTLSFLNKKACIRRSFWSFQSFHCQGPYCERVPSKSSSTWLNRFPQTSTMGAERQSSTKNDAQPGPVPQAPWATARPSPRDPSRRLPQAIAHRGAKLDWPENTMAAFRGAVKAGAHAIETDIHISADGVAVISHVSQSSRFALHHGMLITSITTWLTWLGSAQLTLEQDASLKRCFGIDARIGECSWEYLSTLRTVAEPHEPMPRLKDFLQWLAQPKMQDIWVVLDIKLDDDPAELMAAIARDLDGVQGPVPWDQRIILGCWNASFLQAARSRLPTYPLAHISTSLLYSHHFLRVPNLGFNLNHKTLIGPSGRLFLRELRQTDKLLMTWTVNEPRHMEWCIRQNLCHPRRRNGKIEGPALIDGVITDNPRLYLEMCEKFENEMDGKLTRPKLALTERIRKKAEMVAVVILTETLMMAYHVLRRMQGKFDFLRDRRSLDK, translated from the exons ATGACCTTGAGTTTTCTAAACAAGAAAGCGTGTATTCGTCGATCTTTTTGGTCATTTCAGTCATTCCATTGCCAGGGACCCTATTGCGAGCGAGTCCCTTCTAAATCTTCATCAACTTGGCTTAATCGGTTTCCACAAACATCGACAATGGGGGCGGAGCGACAGTCTTCAACCAAGAATGACGCCCAACCAGGGCCTGTTCCTCAAG CACCATGGGCCACCGCCAGACCGTCACCACGAGATCCTTCTCGGCGGCTCCCACAAGCAATTGCTCATCGCGGCGCAAAGCTTGATTGGCCCGAAAACACCATGGCCGCCTTCCGAGGTGCAGTCAAAGCTGGTGCTCATGCGATAGAAACCGATATTCATATCTCGGCCGATGGTGTTGCTGTGATATCACATGTAAGTCAGAGTAGTAGGTTCGCTCTCCACCATGGCATGCTAATTACCTCCATCACGACTTGGCTTACTTGGCTTGGCTCGGCTCAGCTTACACTTGAGCAGGATGCATCCCTTAAACGCTGCTTTGGCATTGACGCTCGCATCGGAGAGTGCTCGTGGGAGTATCTCAGCACTTTACGCACAGTAGCCGAGCCTCATGAACCTATGCCGCGGCTCAAAGACTTTCTTCAATGGTTGGCTCAGCCGAAAATGCAAGACATTTGGGTGGTTTTAGATATCAAG CTAGATGATGACCCGGCAGAATTGATGGCTGCAATTGCGCGGGATCTAGACGGCGTCCAGGGACCTGTGCCATGGGATCAACGTATTATTTTGGGATGCTGGAAT GCATCATTCCTGCAGGCTGCGCGTAGTCGACTTCCAACTTATCCATTGGCCCATATCAGCACCTCCCTCTTATATTCGCACCACTTTCTGCGTGTACCTAACCTCGGTTTCAATCTCAACCACAAGACTCTCATCGGTCCATCAGGAAGACTCTTTTTACGCGAACTTCGACAGActgacaagcttctcatGACGTGGACAGTCAACGAACCTCGCCACATGGAATGGTGTATCCGTCAAAATCTGTGTCATCCACGGCGCCGCAATGGAAAGATCGAGGGGCCTGCCTTGATAGATGGTGTCATCACTGACAATCCTCGTTTGTACCTCGAGATGTGCGAAAAGTTTGAGAACGAGATGGATGGCAAGCTCACTAGACCAAAGCTAGCTCTGACTGAAAGGATAAGGAAGAAGGCAGAGATGGTAGCCGTAGTTATCCTGACGGAAACCTTGATGATGGCCTACCATGTTCTCAGAAGGATGCAGGGCAAGTTTGATTTTCTCCGAGACCGCCGGAGCTTGGATAAATAG
- a CDS encoding glycerophosphoryl diester phosphodiesterase codes for MRTSQLDDDPAELMAAIARDLDGVQGPVPWDQRIILGCWNASFLQAARSRLPTYPLAHISTSLLYSHHFLRVPNLGFNLNHKTLIGPSGRLFLRELRQTDKLLMTWTVNEPRHMEWCIRQNLCHPRRRNGKIEGPALIDGVITDNPRLYLEMCEKFENEMDGKLTRPKLALTERIRKKAEMVAVVILTETLMMAYHVLRRMQGKFDFLRDRRSLDK; via the exons ATGCGGACCTCCCAGCTAGATGATGACCCGGCAGAATTGATGGCTGCAATTGCGCGGGATCTAGACGGCGTCCAGGGACCTGTGCCATGGGATCAACGTATTATTTTGGGATGCTGGAAT GCATCATTCCTGCAGGCTGCGCGTAGTCGACTTCCAACTTATCCATTGGCCCATATCAGCACCTCCCTCTTATATTCGCACCACTTTCTGCGTGTACCTAACCTCGGTTTCAATCTCAACCACAAGACTCTCATCGGTCCATCAGGAAGACTCTTTTTACGCGAACTTCGACAGActgacaagcttctcatGACGTGGACAGTCAACGAACCTCGCCACATGGAATGGTGTATCCGTCAAAATCTGTGTCATCCACGGCGCCGCAATGGAAAGATCGAGGGGCCTGCCTTGATAGATGGTGTCATCACTGACAATCCTCGTTTGTACCTCGAGATGTGCGAAAAGTTTGAGAACGAGATGGATGGCAAGCTCACTAGACCAAAGCTAGCTCTGACTGAAAGGATAAGGAAGAAGGCAGAGATGGTAGCCGTAGTTATCCTGACGGAAACCTTGATGATGGCCTACCATGTTCTCAGAAGGATGCAGGGCAAGTTTGATTTTCTCCGAGACCGCCGGAGCTTGGATAAATAG
- a CDS encoding glycerophosphoryl diester phosphodiesterase, with the protein MVGSAENARHLGGFRYQDDDPAELMAAIARDLDGVQGPVPWDQRIILGCWNASFLQAARSRLPTYPLAHISTSLLYSHHFLRVPNLGFNLNHKTLIGPSGRLFLRELRQTDKLLMTWTVNEPRHMEWCIRQNLCHPRRRNGKIEGPALIDGVITDNPRLYLEMCEKFENEMDGKLTRPKLALTERIRKKAEMVAVVILTETLMMAYHVLRRMQGKFDFLRDRRSLDK; encoded by the exons ATGGTTGGCTCAGCCGAAAATGCAAGACATTTGGGTGGTTTTAGATATCAAG ATGATGACCCGGCAGAATTGATGGCTGCAATTGCGCGGGATCTAGACGGCGTCCAGGGACCTGTGCCATGGGATCAACGTATTATTTTGGGATGCTGGAAT GCATCATTCCTGCAGGCTGCGCGTAGTCGACTTCCAACTTATCCATTGGCCCATATCAGCACCTCCCTCTTATATTCGCACCACTTTCTGCGTGTACCTAACCTCGGTTTCAATCTCAACCACAAGACTCTCATCGGTCCATCAGGAAGACTCTTTTTACGCGAACTTCGACAGActgacaagcttctcatGACGTGGACAGTCAACGAACCTCGCCACATGGAATGGTGTATCCGTCAAAATCTGTGTCATCCACGGCGCCGCAATGGAAAGATCGAGGGGCCTGCCTTGATAGATGGTGTCATCACTGACAATCCTCGTTTGTACCTCGAGATGTGCGAAAAGTTTGAGAACGAGATGGATGGCAAGCTCACTAGACCAAAGCTAGCTCTGACTGAAAGGATAAGGAAGAAGGCAGAGATGGTAGCCGTAGTTATCCTGACGGAAACCTTGATGATGGCCTACCATGTTCTCAGAAGGATGCAGGGCAAGTTTGATTTTCTCCGAGACCGCCGGAGCTTGGATAAATAG
- a CDS encoding ubiquinone biosynthesis monooxygenase Coq7, producing MSLSRTLARPLRSLLVRSTPSLYKPCVRTIATAQASVSTSGSPKKLKALTQEQRDFLDSALRVNQAGELAAVLIYAAQSPILLRSKPHLRKLMTHMYDQEDGHFKTFNGLIHKHRIRPTALYPLWSVMATGLGWSTAMLGYEAAMACTEAVETEIGGHYNEQIRTLLEMITQWEAEGYEVGEELSDLVKTLRVIRDEELEHLDHAVEHDAQKAEPHWLLTGVIRAGCRGAIWVSEKV from the exons ATGTCTTTATCCAGAACTCTTGCCAGGCCTCTGCGCTCTCTTTTAGTGcgatcaacaccaagtctTTACAAGCCATGTGTTCGCACCATCGCCACGGCTCAAGCCTCAGTCTCAACGTCTGGGTCTCCCAAGAAACTCAAAGCACTCACCCAGGAGCAACGTGATTTTCTCGACTCAGCT CTTCGTGTCAATCAAGCTGGTGAACTCGCTGCAGTCCTCATTTATGCTGCCCAGTCACCCATCCTTCTCCGATCAAAGCCTCATCTCCGCAAGCTGATGACGCATATGTATGATCAAGAAGACGGTCACTTTAAGACCTTTAATGGCCTCATTCACAAGCATCGCATTCGCCCTACTGCCCTGTACCCTTTGTGGTCCGTCATGGCTACTGGCCTAGGTTGGTCTACTGCTATGCTCGGTTACGAAGCTGCTATGGCTTGTACCGAGGCTGTCGAGACAGAGATTGGTGGCCACTACAACGAACAAATTCGGACATTGTTGGAAATGATTACGCAGTGGGAAGCCGAGGGTTACGAAGTCGGCGAGGAGTTATCAGATCTTGTCAAGACCCTCAGAGTGATACGAGACGAAGAACTGGAGCATCTCGATCATGCTGTAGAACATGATGCACAAAAGGCAGAACCTCACTGGCTTCTCACTGGCGTCATCCGCGCAGGCTGCCGAGGTGCTATCTGGGTAAGCGAAAAAGTTTGA
- a CDS encoding glycerophosphoryl diester phosphodiesterase, whose product MTLSFLNKKACIRRSFWSFQSFHCQGPYCERVPSKSSSTWLNRFPQTSTMGAERQSSTKNDAQPGPVPQAPWATARPSPRDPSRRLPQAIAHRGAKLDWPENTMAAFRGAVKAGAHAIETDIHISADGVAVISHDASLKRCFGIDARIGECSWEYLSTLRTVAEPHEPMPRLKDFLQWLAQPKMQDIWVVLDIKLDDDPAELMAAIARDLDGVQGPVPWDQRIILGCWNASFLQAARSRLPTYPLAHISTSLLYSHHFLRVPNLGFNLNHKTLIGPSGRLFLRELRQTDKLLMTWTVNEPRHMEWCIRQNLCHPRRRNGKIEGPALIDGVITDNPRLYLEMCEKFENEMDGKLTRPKLALTERIRKKAEMVAVVILTETLMMAYHVLRRMQGKFDFLRDRRSLDK is encoded by the exons ATGACCTTGAGTTTTCTAAACAAGAAAGCGTGTATTCGTCGATCTTTTTGGTCATTTCAGTCATTCCATTGCCAGGGACCCTATTGCGAGCGAGTCCCTTCTAAATCTTCATCAACTTGGCTTAATCGGTTTCCACAAACATCGACAATGGGGGCGGAGCGACAGTCTTCAACCAAGAATGACGCCCAACCAGGGCCTGTTCCTCAAG CACCATGGGCCACCGCCAGACCGTCACCACGAGATCCTTCTCGGCGGCTCCCACAAGCAATTGCTCATCGCGGCGCAAAGCTTGATTGGCCCGAAAACACCATGGCCGCCTTCCGAGGTGCAGTCAAAGCTGGTGCTCATGCGATAGAAACCGATATTCATATCTCGGCCGATGGTGTTGCTGTGATATCACAT GATGCATCCCTTAAACGCTGCTTTGGCATTGACGCTCGCATCGGAGAGTGCTCGTGGGAGTATCTCAGCACTTTACGCACAGTAGCCGAGCCTCATGAACCTATGCCGCGGCTCAAAGACTTTCTTCAATGGTTGGCTCAGCCGAAAATGCAAGACATTTGGGTGGTTTTAGATATCAAG CTAGATGATGACCCGGCAGAATTGATGGCTGCAATTGCGCGGGATCTAGACGGCGTCCAGGGACCTGTGCCATGGGATCAACGTATTATTTTGGGATGCTGGAAT GCATCATTCCTGCAGGCTGCGCGTAGTCGACTTCCAACTTATCCATTGGCCCATATCAGCACCTCCCTCTTATATTCGCACCACTTTCTGCGTGTACCTAACCTCGGTTTCAATCTCAACCACAAGACTCTCATCGGTCCATCAGGAAGACTCTTTTTACGCGAACTTCGACAGActgacaagcttctcatGACGTGGACAGTCAACGAACCTCGCCACATGGAATGGTGTATCCGTCAAAATCTGTGTCATCCACGGCGCCGCAATGGAAAGATCGAGGGGCCTGCCTTGATAGATGGTGTCATCACTGACAATCCTCGTTTGTACCTCGAGATGTGCGAAAAGTTTGAGAACGAGATGGATGGCAAGCTCACTAGACCAAAGCTAGCTCTGACTGAAAGGATAAGGAAGAAGGCAGAGATGGTAGCCGTAGTTATCCTGACGGAAACCTTGATGATGGCCTACCATGTTCTCAGAAGGATGCAGGGCAAGTTTGATTTTCTCCGAGACCGCCGGAGCTTGGATAAATAG